In a genomic window of Methanorbis rubei:
- a CDS encoding mRNA surveillance protein pelota, with protein MKAAAAEPLRRDGFGEYKLMPESLDDLWHLSHLISYGNTVFAVTMRTVDGPNDKLRAEKLEKRPVRIGVKCEKVEFTPTANRLRVFGVIVFGPDTGQHHALNIEPGYEISVVREWRTVDLERLDRAVSSSVHGVVHIVAIEDGEAELYRIRQYGPERVTTLTIGSGKTAELDSRQSLFEELLKALDKVTGPIVVAGPGFVKEDFVKFAKTKASDTAARMLLEDTRRSGYGAAQEAIGNGVLSRVAEDLQLAKEVQVMDEVFLRIGQNGAVAYGAAEVQTSIDYGAAETIVVADTEIRQSRTSRMIEAAERLGAGVVVLSTEFEPGKRLIGLGGVAALLRYKIAA; from the coding sequence ATGAAGGCTGCCGCTGCCGAGCCTTTGAGGCGCGACGGATTTGGCGAGTACAAGCTGATGCCTGAGAGTCTGGACGATCTCTGGCATCTTTCACACCTGATCTCTTACGGCAACACGGTGTTCGCAGTTACGATGCGAACGGTGGACGGCCCGAACGATAAGCTGCGTGCCGAAAAGCTGGAAAAACGGCCAGTCCGCATTGGCGTGAAGTGCGAGAAAGTTGAGTTCACGCCGACGGCGAATCGGCTGCGGGTGTTTGGCGTGATTGTGTTTGGACCCGACACCGGTCAGCACCATGCGCTGAATATTGAGCCGGGATATGAGATTTCGGTGGTGCGCGAGTGGCGAACAGTGGATCTTGAGCGGCTGGATCGCGCGGTTTCGTCGTCAGTACACGGTGTTGTGCATATTGTGGCGATCGAGGACGGCGAGGCCGAGCTCTACCGCATTCGCCAGTACGGTCCGGAACGCGTGACAACGCTGACGATCGGAAGCGGGAAGACTGCGGAGCTGGACTCGCGTCAGAGTCTGTTTGAGGAGCTGCTGAAGGCGCTTGACAAGGTGACGGGACCGATTGTTGTCGCCGGCCCCGGGTTTGTAAAAGAGGACTTCGTCAAGTTCGCGAAAACGAAGGCTTCGGATACTGCGGCCCGGATGCTTCTGGAGGATACGCGCCGCTCGGGATACGGTGCTGCGCAGGAGGCGATCGGAAACGGTGTTCTCTCAAGGGTTGCCGAGGATCTCCAGCTGGCAAAAGAGGTGCAGGTGATGGATGAGGTGTTTCTCCGCATCGGCCAGAACGGGGCTGTGGCTTACGGGGCTGCTGAGGTGCAGACTTCTATTGATTACGGCGCTGCAGAGACTATTGTGGTCGCTGATACCGAGATCCGGCAGAGCAGGACCTCACGCATGATTGAAGCAGCCGAACGGCTCGGTGCAGGCGTTGTGGTGCTGTCCACCGAGTTTGAACCCGGGAAAAGACTGATCGGCCTTGGCGGTGTTGCGGCGCTGCTGCGGTACAAGATCGCTGCGTGA
- the hisH gene encoding imidazole glycerol phosphate synthase subunit HisH yields MTATSKIAVVDYGLGNLRSVVRGLEAAGCQPVITAEPELIASADGIVLPGVGAFAEGMEKLAPIRKIVEDAVQEKPLLGICLGMQMLLEESEEHGLHQGLGFVPGSVRRFAKIAGMKVPQMGWNTITPTTHPLFADIPAETYVYFVHSYYADTTPEFTIATTEYIVSYASAVANKNAIGVQFHPEKSGPAGLAILRNFVAMTE; encoded by the coding sequence ATGACAGCAACTTCTAAGATTGCAGTGGTCGACTACGGTCTTGGCAATCTGCGAAGTGTTGTGCGGGGACTTGAGGCTGCGGGATGTCAGCCTGTGATCACGGCAGAGCCTGAGCTGATTGCGTCAGCCGATGGAATTGTGCTGCCCGGAGTCGGGGCGTTTGCAGAAGGTATGGAGAAGCTTGCGCCGATCCGAAAAATTGTGGAGGATGCGGTCCAGGAAAAACCGCTGCTTGGCATCTGTCTTGGGATGCAGATGCTGCTTGAGGAGAGCGAGGAGCATGGTCTGCATCAGGGACTTGGGTTTGTGCCAGGCTCAGTGCGGCGTTTTGCAAAAATTGCAGGAATGAAGGTCCCACAGATGGGATGGAATACGATTACACCGACGACACATCCGCTGTTTGCTGACATTCCGGCGGAGACGTATGTGTATTTTGTTCACTCCTATTATGCGGATACGACACCGGAGTTTACCATTGCGACAACCGAGTACATTGTTTCGTATGCCTCAGCGGTCGCGAATAAAAATGCGATCGGGGTGCAGTTCCATCCTGAGAAGAGCGGGCCTGCGGGTCTTGCAATTCTCAGGAATTTTGTGGCGATGACTGAGTGA
- a CDS encoding phosphoadenosine phosphosulfate reductase family protein, which translates to MKSSPFLVPVPFYWCDNCHVPVMGKLCACGGKTRPVSVTPPGDVRPAFDRDRNLVNRLFEEQFGVPLIPDDHIALLNKVPDEDRMEEIILGGAVVCAIRFIPSENRWEVLPRESAAKLTQPTKRVIRVTEEAASYIKDGNSVLMPGVVFVSPEILVGDSVFVMSESGECVAVGRAKMSYADTVGATRGQLVRTRRTQKSVIDPAPSTWEDAIAANKGVLDLYESKSIEFIRDVISKNPGLKPTVSYSGGKDSLVTLLITLKAVGKLPIIFANTGLEFPETIENVHIVQEKYGLELIERSGKEGFWDGFEANGPPAVDFRWCCKACKLEPVKRLIEETWGEALSLIGQRKYESAKRMMSPRVWRNKNVMCQLSAAPIQHWTAMHDWLYLFREQAPYNPLYELGLDRIGCFMCPSSDIACMKDIEAMYPELWAMWEEKLSGWGSRNGKTPEWAAKGLWRVRESAEGDTDNDSNF; encoded by the coding sequence ATGAAGTCCTCCCCGTTTCTTGTACCAGTCCCCTTCTACTGGTGCGACAACTGCCACGTGCCGGTTATGGGTAAACTCTGCGCCTGCGGCGGGAAAACAAGGCCCGTGTCCGTCACTCCGCCCGGCGACGTCCGGCCTGCATTTGACCGCGACCGAAATCTCGTCAACCGCCTCTTCGAAGAACAGTTTGGCGTCCCCTTAATTCCGGACGACCACATCGCGCTCCTCAACAAAGTCCCGGACGAAGACCGGATGGAGGAGATTATCCTCGGCGGAGCAGTAGTCTGCGCAATCCGTTTTATCCCGTCAGAAAATCGTTGGGAAGTACTGCCGCGCGAGTCTGCGGCAAAGCTGACTCAGCCGACAAAACGCGTGATTCGCGTGACCGAAGAGGCCGCATCCTACATCAAGGACGGCAACAGCGTTCTGATGCCGGGCGTCGTCTTTGTGTCTCCGGAAATTTTGGTCGGCGACAGTGTGTTTGTGATGTCAGAGAGCGGTGAGTGCGTTGCGGTCGGCAGGGCAAAGATGTCGTATGCAGACACAGTAGGGGCAACCCGCGGTCAGCTGGTGCGGACCCGCAGAACGCAGAAATCGGTGATTGATCCTGCCCCGTCAACCTGGGAGGACGCAATTGCTGCGAACAAGGGGGTGCTTGATCTCTACGAGTCAAAGTCGATTGAGTTCATCAGAGATGTCATCTCCAAAAATCCCGGGCTGAAGCCGACGGTCTCCTACTCAGGCGGAAAAGACAGTCTGGTAACGCTTTTAATAACGCTGAAGGCGGTTGGAAAGCTTCCGATCATCTTCGCAAATACCGGCCTTGAGTTTCCTGAGACGATTGAGAACGTGCATATTGTGCAGGAAAAATACGGGCTTGAACTGATCGAGCGGTCCGGCAAGGAGGGATTCTGGGATGGGTTTGAGGCAAACGGCCCGCCTGCGGTGGACTTCCGCTGGTGCTGCAAGGCATGCAAGCTGGAGCCTGTGAAGCGTCTTATCGAGGAAACCTGGGGCGAGGCGCTGTCGCTGATCGGTCAGCGGAAGTATGAGTCTGCGAAACGGATGATGAGTCCGCGGGTGTGGCGGAACAAAAATGTGATGTGCCAGCTCTCAGCAGCACCGATTCAGCACTGGACGGCGATGCATGACTGGTTGTATTTGTTCCGCGAACAGGCGCCGTACAATCCTCTCTATGAGTTAGGTCTCGACCGCATCGGGTGTTTCATGTGTCCATCGTCAGATATCGCCTGTATGAAGGATATCGAGGCGATGTATCCTGAGCTGTGGGCGATGTGGGAGGAGAAGCTTTCCGGATGGGGAAGCCGCAACGGTAAGACGCCCGAGTGGGCGGCGAAGGGTCTGTGGAGAGTCCGCGAGTCTGCGGAGGGAGACACGGATAATGACAGCAACTTCTAA
- a CDS encoding DEAD/DEAH box helicase, giving the protein MTTAIEELRANLHPKIRDALDKRGFDEFSEIQMRAVPKLITGENAVLIAPTGTGKTESALLPLFHRMLTETHPPGFTVLYITPLRSLNRDMMNRLEWWGHELGLRISVRHGDTTANDRRKQATHPPDILITTPESLQAMMMGKVLRKNLEGTRYVVIDEIHELASGKRGAQLSIGLERLVEMSGEVQRIGISATVGNPEIIGQFLCGKRPYTIVQVPVAKTLDLTVRFAGEAFADQVKLIEQCIDSHTSTLVFTNTRSVAEAIGHALRERGDIDVHHGSLSREMRIDAEDRFRAGGTKGMICTSSMELGIDIGQIDHVVQFNSPREVARLIQRTGRAGHQLNATSKGTVLATGFDDCIESMIIVRKAMQNEPENVRPHINAADVIANQVAAIAVERGEISIQKIEEIISRSYCFAEAGPLIREVIAQMEKHYLIRTEGDMLITKTRARRYLSMNLSMIADEKKSVVFDVVSRKPVGTLDESFVISWISSGAVFVARGKMWRVLDIDEDRIMVEPAKNAKGELPSWEGEQIPVPFTVAMEAGRLRRLQNFGEYHADTRSVAFSEKILSEMKKNRSITATDKVIVLEDADDGVVVNLCGGHKVNEALGRVLSILLSARYGTSVGIETNAYRILLRLPKFLRAPDVDEVLCSLEPDHVEAILMLALKKTALYKWKLVQIAKKFGAIDADADYEKISINRLMELFDNTVIEKEAFRELFFSNMDVLHAREVVQSLKDHGMETATSRLSIIGAEGLFTGRDVIVPPGEDQAIIESVKHRIDEQDIILACMHCKSWKSKTKVGRAPDNPQCPLCGARLVAVLKPYDEKLYAAMKKKNKTTEEKEAEARMMRNANMVLSSGRKAIIALAGRGVGPESAARILNTFASGDNFYREILKAERKFVQTHRFWSD; this is encoded by the coding sequence ATGACCACAGCCATTGAAGAACTGCGTGCGAACCTGCATCCCAAAATCCGCGACGCACTTGACAAACGCGGATTTGACGAGTTCTCCGAGATTCAGATGCGTGCGGTGCCAAAACTCATCACAGGAGAAAACGCCGTCCTTATCGCACCGACCGGCACCGGAAAAACCGAAAGCGCACTCCTGCCGTTGTTCCACCGCATGCTCACCGAAACGCACCCGCCAGGATTCACCGTCCTCTACATCACGCCGCTCCGTTCCCTCAACCGCGACATGATGAACCGGCTTGAGTGGTGGGGACACGAACTCGGGCTTCGCATCTCGGTCAGGCACGGGGACACCACCGCAAACGACCGCCGCAAACAGGCGACGCATCCGCCCGACATCCTCATCACCACGCCCGAAAGTTTGCAGGCGATGATGATGGGAAAAGTCCTCCGCAAAAATCTCGAAGGCACCCGCTATGTGGTCATCGACGAAATCCATGAGCTCGCGAGCGGCAAACGGGGAGCACAGCTGTCCATCGGCCTTGAACGGCTGGTAGAGATGTCAGGCGAAGTGCAGCGGATCGGAATTTCCGCGACTGTGGGAAACCCTGAGATCATCGGTCAGTTCCTCTGCGGGAAGAGGCCCTACACCATTGTGCAGGTACCGGTCGCAAAAACACTTGACCTCACCGTCCGGTTCGCGGGCGAGGCATTTGCGGATCAGGTAAAACTGATCGAGCAGTGCATCGACTCCCACACCTCGACGCTCGTCTTCACCAACACCCGAAGCGTGGCAGAGGCCATCGGCCATGCTTTGCGCGAACGCGGCGACATCGACGTGCATCACGGCTCGCTTTCCCGCGAGATGCGAATCGATGCCGAGGACCGGTTTCGCGCCGGTGGAACCAAAGGTATGATCTGTACCTCCTCGATGGAGCTCGGTATCGACATCGGTCAGATTGATCATGTCGTTCAGTTCAACTCGCCGCGCGAGGTCGCCCGCCTTATCCAGAGAACCGGACGAGCCGGCCACCAGCTGAACGCGACCTCGAAGGGAACGGTGCTTGCAACCGGTTTTGATGACTGCATCGAGTCGATGATTATTGTTCGAAAAGCGATGCAGAACGAGCCTGAGAATGTGAGGCCGCACATCAATGCAGCAGATGTTATCGCAAATCAGGTTGCGGCAATAGCGGTTGAGCGCGGAGAGATATCGATCCAAAAAATTGAGGAGATAATCTCCCGCAGCTACTGTTTTGCAGAAGCCGGCCCTCTCATCCGCGAGGTGATTGCTCAGATGGAGAAGCATTATCTGATTCGAACCGAGGGCGATATGCTGATTACAAAAACCCGGGCACGCCGGTACCTTTCGATGAATCTGTCGATGATTGCTGATGAGAAGAAGAGCGTCGTGTTTGATGTGGTGTCGCGAAAACCGGTCGGTACCCTTGACGAGTCGTTTGTGATCAGCTGGATTTCTTCAGGAGCGGTGTTTGTGGCTCGCGGTAAAATGTGGCGTGTGCTCGATATCGATGAGGATCGGATCATGGTTGAGCCTGCGAAGAATGCAAAAGGCGAGCTGCCGTCGTGGGAGGGTGAACAGATTCCGGTGCCGTTCACGGTTGCGATGGAGGCAGGGCGACTCCGCCGTCTCCAAAACTTTGGTGAGTATCATGCGGATACGCGGTCAGTGGCATTCTCGGAAAAGATTCTTTCCGAGATGAAAAAAAACCGTTCGATCACGGCGACTGATAAGGTGATTGTGCTGGAGGATGCGGATGACGGGGTGGTGGTGAATCTCTGCGGCGGCCACAAGGTGAATGAGGCGCTTGGTCGCGTGCTTTCGATTCTCTTGTCAGCCCGCTACGGGACTTCGGTCGGGATTGAGACGAATGCGTACCGAATTTTACTGAGACTGCCGAAGTTTCTGCGTGCGCCTGATGTGGATGAGGTGCTCTGTTCGCTCGAGCCGGATCATGTCGAGGCAATTCTGATGCTTGCTTTGAAAAAGACGGCTCTTTACAAGTGGAAGCTGGTGCAGATTGCGAAAAAGTTCGGAGCGATTGATGCTGATGCTGATTATGAGAAGATCAGTATCAACCGGCTGATGGAGCTGTTCGATAACACGGTTATCGAAAAAGAGGCGTTTCGCGAGCTGTTCTTTTCGAACATGGATGTTTTGCATGCAAGGGAGGTTGTTCAAAGCCTCAAGGACCATGGAATGGAAACTGCGACAAGCAGGCTTTCGATCATCGGGGCTGAGGGACTTTTCACGGGACGCGACGTGATTGTGCCGCCGGGGGAAGATCAGGCGATCATTGAGAGTGTGAAGCACCGCATTGATGAGCAGGATATTATTCTCGCCTGTATGCACTGCAAGTCCTGGAAAAGCAAAACAAAGGTTGGGCGTGCGCCTGATAATCCCCAGTGTCCGCTCTGCGGAGCGCGGCTGGTGGCGGTTCTCAAGCCGTACGATGAGAAGCTGTATGCGGCGATGAAGAAAAAAAATAAGACGACTGAGGAGAAGGAGGCTGAGGCGCGGATGATGCGCAATGCGAATATGGTGCTTTCGAGCGGCAGGAAAGCGATTATTGCTCTTGCGGGACGCGGGGTGGGCCCTGAGTCTGCGGCGCGGATTTTGAATACGTTTGCGTCCGGGGATAATTTTTACCGCGAGATTCTGAAGGCTGAGAGGAAGTTTGTTCAGACGCACCGGTTCTGGTCGGATTGA
- a CDS encoding metallophosphoesterase — protein sequence MNPEFYADGPAVLIERNSRTLVIADPHFGVETDLHRRGLHFQSATQSRLTRLLAIIEKSEPDYLVVLGDLKHMIPYVTYQEKNEVPKVLEKIREQTEFRLAPGNHDTGLEQYLEKDELLPMTGAVIDGVGYMHGHTIPSPDLAGKLILCGHHHPVVNIYDEVGCSLRGTPGYLLAELENSALGLPAAGTPTRALLVPAFYELAGGMDVRLIPGNKISPVAKAIITKTAEVFLKDGTYVDTWEHLAPNPEES from the coding sequence ATGAACCCCGAATTCTACGCAGACGGGCCAGCCGTCCTCATCGAACGAAACTCACGCACCCTCGTCATCGCTGATCCACACTTCGGCGTCGAAACCGACCTCCACCGCCGCGGCCTCCACTTCCAGAGCGCGACCCAGTCACGGCTCACGCGGCTGCTTGCAATCATCGAAAAAAGCGAGCCTGACTACCTCGTCGTCTTAGGCGACCTCAAACACATGATCCCCTACGTCACCTATCAGGAAAAAAACGAAGTCCCAAAAGTCCTCGAAAAAATCCGGGAACAGACCGAGTTCAGGCTCGCGCCCGGAAATCATGACACCGGCCTTGAACAGTATCTCGAAAAGGACGAACTCCTCCCAATGACCGGCGCCGTTATCGACGGCGTCGGCTACATGCACGGCCACACCATCCCATCCCCCGACCTCGCCGGAAAACTCATCCTTTGCGGCCACCACCACCCAGTCGTCAACATCTATGACGAAGTCGGCTGCTCACTCCGCGGAACGCCCGGCTATCTCTTAGCAGAGCTTGAAAACTCAGCACTCGGACTGCCGGCTGCGGGCACCCCGACACGTGCACTCCTCGTCCCCGCATTCTACGAACTCGCCGGTGGCATGGACGTCAGATTAATTCCCGGCAACAAAATATCGCCGGTCGCAAAAGCAATCATCACAAAAACCGCCGAAGTATTCCTCAAAGACGGCACCTATGTCGATACCTGGGAACATCTCGCACCAAATCCGGAGGAGTCATGA
- a CDS encoding replication factor C small subunit, whose protein sequence is MESPGIWIEKYRPRNLSEVAGQREIVERLQSYVKSKALPHLLFTGSAGVGKTTCAIALAREMFGDTWSMNFRELNASDERGIDVVRNQIKQFARTSPLGDATFKILFLDEADALTQDAQAALRRTMENYAETCRFILSCNYSSKIIDPIQSRCAIYRFRPLDDAAIRDEMSRIATVEGLKIQENAYDAIAYVSQGDMRKAINALQGAAIVSPTVTAENVYAITSNAKPEEIDELVEVALSGDFETAERMLRTLMYDRGIAPNELLNQIYRTLSSSQNIDRKLKVQLIDHLGETDFRLSEGADADIQMDALLARFVKTGLSSK, encoded by the coding sequence ATGGAGTCACCCGGCATCTGGATCGAAAAATACCGTCCGCGCAATCTGTCAGAAGTTGCAGGGCAGCGGGAGATTGTTGAGCGGCTGCAGTCGTACGTAAAAAGCAAAGCGCTCCCTCATCTGTTGTTCACCGGCTCAGCAGGCGTCGGAAAAACAACGTGCGCGATCGCGCTTGCCCGCGAGATGTTCGGCGACACCTGGAGCATGAACTTCCGCGAACTCAACGCATCCGACGAGCGCGGTATCGACGTGGTCCGCAATCAGATCAAACAGTTTGCCCGGACATCACCCCTTGGAGACGCGACGTTCAAAATTTTATTTCTGGACGAAGCTGACGCACTGACGCAGGATGCGCAGGCAGCTCTTCGCAGAACGATGGAGAATTACGCAGAAACCTGCCGCTTCATCCTCTCCTGCAATTACTCATCAAAAATCATCGATCCTATCCAGAGCCGGTGTGCCATTTACCGGTTCCGTCCGCTGGACGATGCCGCCATCCGTGACGAAATGAGTCGCATTGCTACAGTTGAAGGGCTGAAGATTCAGGAAAACGCCTATGATGCGATTGCCTACGTGTCGCAGGGCGACATGCGAAAAGCAATCAACGCACTCCAGGGTGCGGCCATCGTGTCGCCTACGGTGACCGCCGAGAACGTCTATGCCATCACCTCCAACGCAAAACCTGAAGAGATCGATGAGCTGGTTGAAGTCGCACTCTCCGGCGACTTTGAAACCGCGGAACGCATGCTCCGCACCCTCATGTATGACCGCGGCATCGCACCAAACGAGCTGCTGAACCAGATTTACCGGACGCTCTCGTCTTCCCAGAACATCGATCGGAAACTGAAGGTCCAGCTAATCGATCATCTTGGGGAGACCGACTTCCGCTTAAGCGAAGGAGCGGACGCAGACATTCAGATGGACGCACTCCTCGCACGGTTTGTAAAAACAGGACTGTCTTCTAAATAA
- a CDS encoding prephenate dehydrogenase/arogenate dehydrogenase family protein has product MAELDALRMQLADIDRGIMELVGKRNAIAKIIGERKAAANEEVVVPSVETVVVKRYVDAGAAAGVSAAAATRIARAVIDESVEVQGRVPRHAEPKSICIVGGNGAMGRWLSAFFADRGHAVSVAVLDPANALYPVMTVAEACKNAEVIVVSTPVTSAAAVLAEIFASKTSALVFDILSVKSPVESVLRQMVDAGMFVCSVHPMFGPSAPSVAGRNIVAADCGCAAAVEEAAVLFSGGTVLRMPLEEHDAAVAYVLGISHAVNLAFSEALVRSGFSAETLNAVSSTTFRKQTAVSREVSRENAALYYAIQRENPYNDAAVGHLADAVSELRTLGKEEFCERMTAGAAWYQA; this is encoded by the coding sequence ATGGCTGAGCTGGACGCACTGCGGATGCAGCTTGCAGACATTGATCGCGGGATTATGGAGTTAGTCGGAAAACGGAACGCGATTGCAAAAATAATCGGCGAGCGAAAGGCTGCGGCGAATGAGGAGGTGGTGGTGCCGTCGGTGGAGACGGTAGTGGTGAAGCGGTATGTGGATGCAGGCGCCGCCGCGGGCGTGAGTGCGGCGGCGGCGACCCGCATTGCGCGTGCGGTGATCGATGAGTCGGTTGAGGTGCAGGGGCGTGTGCCGCGGCATGCTGAACCGAAGAGTATCTGTATTGTCGGCGGCAACGGTGCAATGGGGCGCTGGCTGTCAGCGTTTTTTGCAGACCGCGGCCATGCGGTTTCTGTTGCGGTGCTGGACCCCGCGAACGCGCTGTATCCGGTGATGACGGTTGCCGAGGCTTGTAAAAATGCTGAGGTGATTGTAGTCTCTACGCCGGTGACGAGCGCGGCCGCCGTGCTGGCTGAGATTTTTGCGTCAAAGACGTCAGCACTGGTGTTTGATATTTTGTCGGTGAAGTCGCCGGTCGAGAGTGTTCTGCGGCAAATGGTTGATGCAGGGATGTTTGTCTGTTCGGTGCATCCGATGTTCGGGCCGTCAGCGCCCTCGGTTGCCGGAAGAAACATTGTTGCTGCCGACTGCGGTTGTGCGGCGGCGGTGGAGGAGGCAGCGGTGCTTTTCAGCGGAGGAACGGTTCTGCGGATGCCGCTTGAGGAGCATGATGCGGCGGTCGCTTATGTCCTCGGAATTTCGCATGCGGTGAACCTCGCATTTTCGGAGGCTCTTGTGCGCAGCGGGTTTTCTGCTGAGACACTGAATGCGGTCTCGTCCACGACGTTCCGAAAACAGACCGCGGTGTCGCGGGAGGTTTCCAGGGAAAATGCTGCGCTGTACTATGCGATTCAGCGGGAAAATCCCTATAATGATGCGGCGGTCGGGCATCTGGCGGACGCGGTCTCTGAACTGCGAACTCTTGGGAAAGAGGAGTTCTGCGAACGGATGACTGCGGGTGCTGCGTGGTATCAGGCGTGA
- the aroC gene encoding chorismate synthase, with product MNTIGSAVRLTLFGASHDSRIGCVIDGIPAGVLVDTNRIEADLALRKPAPGIGTPRVEADAPEISGVVNGHTTGAPLVITFANTNTKSSDYEELRRIPRPGHADYPAVCKYGVDHDIRGGGMFSGRMTTPLVAAGAVARGMLDPLGITVGSYVSRIGRVADTAEYEPATLAASRTNPLRAMSEELEALMREEILAAKADGDSVGGVVRCMATNLPVGLGEPFFDTLDGEVAKAVFAIPGVKGVMFGSGFAAAAVRGSENNDFYRMKDDVVQTLTNHAGGVLGGMASGQTLDFSVAFKPTPSIAQTQQTVNLEERSDAELSVHGRHDPCIANRGAIVVEAMTALVIADLLIRGGYYG from the coding sequence ATGAACACGATCGGGTCAGCGGTGCGGCTCACGCTGTTCGGGGCAAGTCATGACAGCCGGATCGGCTGTGTGATCGACGGCATTCCTGCCGGAGTGTTGGTGGACACGAACCGAATCGAAGCGGACCTCGCACTCCGCAAACCGGCTCCGGGGATTGGGACGCCGCGGGTGGAGGCTGACGCTCCTGAGATATCAGGAGTGGTAAACGGACACACCACCGGCGCTCCGCTGGTGATTACGTTTGCGAACACGAACACAAAGAGTTCGGATTATGAGGAACTGCGGCGGATACCCAGGCCCGGGCATGCCGATTATCCGGCAGTCTGCAAGTACGGTGTGGACCACGATATCCGTGGCGGCGGAATGTTCTCAGGGCGGATGACTACGCCGCTGGTTGCAGCGGGCGCGGTTGCACGGGGAATGCTTGACCCGCTCGGTATTACCGTAGGCTCGTATGTTTCCCGGATCGGAAGAGTTGCGGACACTGCTGAGTACGAACCGGCGACGCTCGCCGCGTCCCGGACAAATCCTCTGCGTGCGATGAGCGAGGAGCTTGAGGCCCTGATGCGCGAAGAGATTCTGGCAGCGAAAGCTGACGGCGACAGCGTCGGCGGTGTTGTCCGGTGTATGGCAACCAATTTGCCGGTTGGTCTTGGCGAGCCGTTCTTTGACACACTGGACGGCGAGGTTGCAAAAGCTGTGTTCGCAATTCCGGGCGTGAAAGGAGTGATGTTCGGCAGCGGATTCGCCGCTGCCGCTGTCCGCGGTTCAGAGAACAATGATTTTTACCGGATGAAAGACGATGTGGTCCAGACGCTGACGAACCATGCAGGCGGTGTCCTCGGCGGGATGGCGAGCGGTCAGACGCTGGACTTTTCGGTTGCGTTCAAGCCGACGCCGTCGATTGCACAAACCCAGCAGACGGTGAATCTGGAAGAGAGGAGTGATGCGGAATTGTCCGTTCACGGCCGCCACGACCCCTGCATTGCGAACCGCGGTGCGATTGTGGTCGAGGCAATGACTGCACTGGTGATTGCAGATCTTTTGATCCGGGGAGGCTACTATGGCTGA